The following proteins come from a genomic window of Paucimonas lemoignei:
- a CDS encoding putative thermolabile hemolysin, with the protein MIRRACLTALLALTVSSAFGAPRYDHLYAFGDSYSDNGAGESFTKALSTQKVKDAQELPGSLYWKGRWSNGPTAVENVASALKVPLTDYAIGGAKSGNGNYYAWMPPSRDTGVFGQIAEHLNAAKSHKADPNALYFIFISANDFFEWADFSHPESIDVLSQNSVANIKKATEMLIAAGARHVMVVGSTDLSHVPAVVQGNQVKNAEEYQRILEQKLPEVLTTLAKAQHVSLIYFDHLAFSNKLRAAPDVAGFKNMDSPCQPTYPEVKAACGNPDTYYYWDEWHPTRKVHALAAEAMLETLKASR; encoded by the coding sequence ATGATTCGACGCGCTTGTCTGACCGCTCTATTGGCATTGACTGTATCAAGTGCCTTTGGCGCCCCCCGCTATGATCATCTTTATGCGTTCGGTGACAGCTACTCCGACAACGGTGCGGGTGAAAGCTTTACCAAAGCCTTGAGCACGCAGAAGGTCAAAGATGCCCAAGAGCTACCTGGCTCTTTATATTGGAAGGGCCGCTGGAGCAATGGCCCCACCGCCGTAGAGAACGTGGCCAGTGCTCTGAAAGTACCCTTGACCGATTACGCGATTGGCGGCGCCAAGAGCGGTAACGGCAACTACTACGCCTGGATGCCGCCGTCTCGCGACACCGGTGTTTTCGGGCAAATCGCCGAACACCTGAACGCCGCTAAATCACACAAAGCGGATCCGAATGCGCTCTATTTCATTTTCATTTCTGCCAACGACTTTTTTGAATGGGCCGATTTTTCGCACCCGGAGTCGATTGACGTGCTCAGCCAGAACAGCGTGGCGAACATAAAAAAGGCGACCGAAATGCTGATTGCCGCGGGCGCCAGGCACGTCATGGTGGTTGGCAGCACGGATTTGAGCCATGTGCCGGCTGTGGTGCAGGGCAATCAAGTCAAGAATGCTGAGGAATACCAACGGATACTGGAACAAAAACTGCCGGAAGTGCTGACAACATTGGCTAAGGCCCAGCACGTCAGTCTCATCTATTTTGATCACTTGGCTTTCAGCAACAAGCTTCGCGCGGCGCCCGATGTGGCGGGGTTCAAGAATATGGATTCCCCTTGCCAACCCACCTACCCAGAGGTCAAAGCGGCCTGTGGAAATCCAGACACTTACTATTACTGGGATGAGTGGCACCCGACCCGCAAAGTCCACGCTTTGGCCGCTGAAGCGATGCTTGAAACACTAAAAGCCAGCCGTTGA